One window from the genome of Grus americana isolate bGruAme1 chromosome 2, bGruAme1.mat, whole genome shotgun sequence encodes:
- the NUB1 gene encoding NEDD8 ultimate buster 1 translates to MAQKKYLIAKLTSCLREDKIQLWKPPYTNEKKEAGKEMKELVQKYSSKLNINENDAENMLEEIRCKAIERGTGNENFKVTGIARLDIYLPRRKSRKIPLETNLFITGKELRSQIAQEHALKENAIKIIINKKQLDLGKTLEDQGVTHNAKVMVLQLEQSDEETKRKVQEEELQCKKEKEINDKMQRTKKGLEILAEREEYFDTDSVPYLDIANQTGRSIKIPPQAKKALVLAMGYHEKGRALMKKKEYEIAVPYLLDADKHFCECSTELLNTVDNYAVLQLDIVWCYFRLEQLDCLDDAEKKLSTAHRCFQRCYGENHERLIDIKGSYGREKVLFLRLYLLQGIGHYHSGREKEAAEYIQKASHLYEELSIDPDKVDRLSLLGFSEQEARLALRACHGNVEHAANLISNRREEKAQIRREERAKRRQRLEAINTLKSMGYSQRAAQVALHNTQGNLDQAFKFILDNPELLLEDDDEVAMDQFQVSQESIDQLMYMGFSRESAEQALKVFKGNIHLASQTLAHYGGVLPASLQLSPEGSSPSEESTSSKDSPTESAGSSSSPTDEDMETDAVNEILEDIPEHEEDYLDLTLEEEEQIIHEYLSYIQVPQH, encoded by the exons atggcACAAAAGAAGTATTTAATAGCAAAACTGACAAGTTGCTTAAGAGAGGACAAAATTCAGCTATGGAAACCACCgtatacaaatgaaaaaaaagaagctggtAAAGAGATGAAG GAGCTTGTACAAAAATATTCATCCAAGCTGAATATCAATGAGAATGATGCAGAGAATATGCTTGAAGAAATACGATGTAAAGCAATTGAGCGTGgaacaggaaatgaaaattttaaagtgACTGGGATTGCGAGACTTGATATATATCTGCCTCGTAGAAAA agcagaaaaatcCCACTGGAAACTAACCTGTTCATCACAGGCAAGGAGCTCAGATCACA GATAGCACAGGAAcatgcattaaaagaaaacgCTATCAAAATAATCATAAATAAGAAGCAGCTTGACCTGG GCAAAACCCTTGAAGACCAGGGTGTAACACACAATGCAAAAGTGATGGTACTTCAACTGGAACAGAGTGATGAGGAAACTAAAAGAAAAGTTCAGGAAGAAGAGCTtcagtgcaagaaagaaaaagaaataaatgacaaGATGCAAAGAACTAAGAAGGGTTTGGAAATTCTAGCAGAGAGAG AGGAGTACTTCGATACAGATTCTGTTCCATACCTAGATATAGCTAACCAGACTGGACGGTCAATCAAGATTCCTCCTCAAGCTAAAAAA GCACTTGTGCTGGCAATGGGTTATCATGAGAAGGGCAGAGCActaatgaagaagaaagaatatgaaatagCAGTGCCGTATTTGTTGGATGCTGATAAACATTTCTG cgAGTGTAGCACAGAACTGCTGAATACCGTTGATAATTACgcagtgctgcagctggatATAGTGTGGTGCTACTTCCGCCTGGAGCAGCTGGACTGCCTGGATGATGCAGAGAAAAAGCTGTCCACAGCACACAGATGCTTCCAGAGGTGCTATGGGGAGAACCACGAAAGACTTATTGATATCAAA GGAAGCTATGGTCGTGAGAAGGTTTTATTTCTACGGCTTTACCTCCTTCAAGGGATAGGACACTATCACAGTggcagagaaaaggaggctgctGAGTATATTCAGAAG GCATCTCATTTATATGAAGAGCTGTCCATAGATCCTGATAAAGTCGATCGCCTGTCACTCCTGGGATTCTCTGAACAGGAAGCTCGCCTCGCCCTGCGAGCATGCCATGGAAATGTGGAGCATGCTGCAAATCTTATCAGTAACAGGAGAGAG GAAAAGGCGCAGataaggagggaggagagagctaAAAGAAGGCAGCGACTGGAAGCTATAAACACCTTGAAAAGTATGGGCTATTCACAGAGAGCTGCTCAAGTGGCTCTTCATAATACACAAGGAAACCTGGACCAAGCCTTTAAG TTTATTCTTGACAATCCAGAGTTATTGTTGGAAGATGACGATGAAGTGGCCATGGACCAGTTTCAAGTTTCCCAGGAAAGTATTGATCAA CTGATGTACATGGGTTTCAGCCGTGAGTCAGCAGAGCAAGCCTTAAAGGTGTTTAAAGGCAACATCCACTTAGCTTCCCAAACCCTTGCTCATTATGGGGGAGTTCTTCCTGCGTCACTGCAGCTGTCCCCAGAAGGGTCCAGTCCATCAGAAGAATCAACTTCATCAAAAGACTCGCCTACAGAGTCTGCAG GTTCTTCGAGTTCACCAACAGATGAAGACATGGAGACTGATGCAGTCAACGAAATCCTAGAGGACATTCCCGAACATGAAGAGGATTATCTGGATTTAACactggaggaagaggaacagaTCATTCATGAATACTTATCCTATATACAAGTACCACAGCATTAA